The following nucleotide sequence is from Cucumis melo cultivar AY chromosome 1, USDA_Cmelo_AY_1.0, whole genome shotgun sequence.
GGGAACTCATGGCTGTAGTCTTGGCTGTTCAGCGTTGGCGTCCATATTTGTTGGGAAGAAGATTTGTGGTAATGACTGACCAGAGATCCCTTAAATTTTTACTTAAGCAATGAGTAATTCAACTGCAGTATCAAAAATGGATTGCGAAATTGTTAGGTTATTCATTTGAAGTTATGTACAAGCCCGGTTTTGGAAAACAAAGCAACTGATGCTTTGTCCAAAGAGCTCTCTATAGTGCATCTAAATCAGTTGACGGCCCCAACATTGATTGATTTGAAGGTCATCAAGGAAGAAGTGGAAAATGATGATCGCCTTAAGGAGATAGAAGAATCAGAGGGGCAGAAGAGGTACAGAAGTATACATTACAGCAGGGTATGTTACAGTATAAAGGAAGGTACCATTGCAAAGAACTCAACTTTGATCTCAGCTATACTTCATACCTACCATGACTCTGTTTTTGGGGGTCACTCGGGTTTCCTTCGAACATATAAAAGACTAACGGAGGATTTGTTTCGGCAAGGAATGAAGGTACAGAAACATTGTGAAAAATGTGCAATGTGTCAACGAAATAAGTCCTTGTCTTTGTCACCAGCAAGCTTATTGACACCAATTCCAAGCAGGGTTTGGGATGACATTTCAATGGACTTCATTGAAGGATTACCCAAGGCAGAAGTAATTTTGGTAGTGGTGAATAGGTTTAGTAAGTATGGCCATTTCCTTACATTAAAACATCCTTTTAATGCCAAAATTGTGGCAACTGTTTGTCAAGGAGGTGGTGACTGCATGGTTTTCTACAATCAATTGTGTCTGATAGAGACAAAATTTTCTTGAGCCATTTCTGGAAGGAGTTATTTCGTTTGGCTGGAACGAAATTGAACAGGAGCAGAGCTTATCATCCTCAAACGGATGGGCAAACAGAGGTGGTTAATCGTTCGGTAGAAGCCTATTTGCGCTGTTTTTGTGGGGAGAGACCAAAAGAACGGATCAAATGGATTCATTGGGCAGAATATTGGTATAACACAACATACCAAAGGTCACTTGGAGTTTCTCCTTTTCAGGCTGTGTATGGCAGAACTCCTCCACCATTGGTGTTTTATGGGGATCACAGTACAATGAACTCTACACTTGATGATCAACTGAAGCAAAGAGATATAGCTTTGGGAGTGCTGAAGGAACACTTAAGAGTGACTCAAGACAAGATGAAAACTTATGCTGATTTGAAACGAAGACACGTTGAATTTAAGGAAGGAGATATGGTTTATTTGAAATTAAGACCATATAGACAAGTGACTACGAGGAAACGAAGAAATGAGAAACTTTCGCCCAAATATTTTGGGCCATATAAAGTCCTTAAAAGGATCGGAACTGTGGCTTATAAGTTGGAGTTGCCGCCCTCTACAATTATTCATCTTGTGTTCCTTATTTATCAATTGAAGAGAGCTTTCGGTGAGTGCCAGAATCTGCAAGATTTGGCTCCTTACATGACGCAAAACCATGAATGGCCAGCGGTTCCAAATGAGGCCTATGGGTATCGGAAGAATGATAAAGGAGAATGGGAGCTATTGATGAGCTGGAAAGGATTACCGAGTCATGAGGCTACATGGGAGAAATATGATGATTTTCAACAATCATTTCCTGATtaccaccttgaggacaaggtgaaacTGGAGCGGGAATGTAATGTTCGACCACCGATTATTCATCAATATCATAGAAGGAAGAAGGATGTAAATAAAAAGTGTTAAGAAAGTTGTTAGTCGATTATAAGGGGGGACCACTTAGAAGAGTATAAATAGATAGAAGAGAAAGTGAGGGGGAAATATTTTCATTGTGGCAGTTGTTTCTACTGGAGTTCTTGAGAGAAAGAATTACAGTGGGAGAGTTGTTTGTTCTGTAATTCATTCATCTGTTTCTTATATTATAGGCATTTTACATTGAGATTCAATAATATTGATCATTTTCTTCTTGAGAATTCTGTGTTAAATTTGAGATCCAACAGAATATCTATTATAGAGATAGATTTAAAATAAGACGCAGCATAATAAAAGGTTCAGATAAGCAAAGCAGCGAAACTGTTGCAAGGAGGCAGTATAGGGAGAAAGGTTCCACCCAGAAGCTGATAGCTTCAATTCATGAACCAAAAAGTTTGCCGTGTCCCTAACATTTTAACTCGAGTGTAAATCACGAAATAGAAGACAGTATTTAGTATCAATTAGGTTTATCATCAAACCAAAAGCCAGAAAGAAGATCATAACTTCTCAAAAATAATTTACTTTATGTACGGCAATCAAGTGGGGTTAACACAAAGCAATTTCAAGTGTTATGATGAGAAATGAGCTGATacaaataatatgaaaattcaGGAATGCTATAAACAATTACTACTGCTAAATTTTAAAAGACCGGAGGGTTATGCATTTCTTGCAACCAGCTTTTACAATGTGAGATTCCTCACTCTTTTAACACTAATATAACTATCTTAATGGCAaaaaacagaggcagcactctgtatttatatatttatattgccaAATAACAGTAGCTACAATATGATAAAGGGAAATAACAAGGAAATAACAACAGAAACTCATAAAAACATACCAACTATCCTCTAAAGCTAGGGCACACTCCCATAGCCGCCAAGGCTCTCCTCACCATGACATTCATAATGTTTTTCCTGCCTACCCTGATCCCCCCTCCCTAATATTTATAGGACAAGTGCCTGAATAGGACAAAATACAATATCCTGTCGGGCCCACCTGCTATTCCACTATCCCACTACCCCattctaattcttttttccatccaTGCTGTCTTGTGGATTTACTTTCTTGCCCTTTCTCTTATACACATTAATAATAGGAGGCCTTACATACAAACTATTAAGGTCTTATTCGATAAgcatttggtttttgaaaattaagcttgTAAAGTTAGGTACTTAAAGCACCTTGAAGAATCACGCACCAAAAGCTAGCTATTGGGGTGGGAGAGTCAAGTCACTTAGGTATCACATTGGtcatcccattctaactaatgTGTGCCAAAGGCATCCTGTGCTACCTTGATTCCTAACTAAATACGACTTCCACCAATTAGGAGTGTTTTCAAAATccaagtctaagttttgaaaactaaaaggAGCACTTTTTATAAACTTATTGCTAAGATTTTAAATGTTTGCATGAAAAATGAAAACCATGACAAACAAAGTGTGAGAAAACCAACATGATtttcaaaaagttaaaaaaaaaatggttatcaaatgaaCCCAAAAGATCAAGCAATTTCCACCAATGGAGCATCACTTGGTTCACGAAATAACAATCGGTAAGTGACTCAGAGCATTTAGAGTAGTTCACTTTACGACCGAAAAACCTCGAAAAGTAGGCAGGCAGTAGCAAACAACTGAGTTAACAATATCAGGTATGGTTTCAGATCTaataaaaaagaagggaaaaaaactCAATGCATGTACTCTTAGATCAGCTAAAGAACAAGTATTCACTCAAcgcaaaatgaaaaaaaaaaacaaaaaaacagaGAAAGAGCAATTCAACAGACCTCACGAACTATTTGCTTGATGGACTTTTTAAAGGGAGAAACTAGATCGACTTTCTGCTCTTCTTGGTTATCATTCAAAAAGTCCTCATCGTCTTCGTCTTCCAACTTGGCATGAGGCTCCAAAAGAGGCAAATAAAACATCAAAAACGACCTTAACGTTGTCATACCAAGCATCCTCCATTGAAAAGCAGAGAATAATGGCTTTAACTCAAGGTTGTACTCCTTTGTAGTGTATCGAAGAGACTCATGCTCAAAGATTTTCCTTGATGCACTCTGTAGATTTGAGAAGTAGTCCTCAGTCACATCAACACCGGCATCACAATGAGCAACTGGAATTCTGTAATTACTGTAATAGCATGGCCAGCCATGTAAAGCATTctcaatcataaataaaaacGTAAATCATAGTATAAACTGCCTAGAAACATGAATTCTCCACTGTAAGTGAAAGTTAGGGAAGAAAGCAACTAAAAACGTTTGTAGATTTTTACATATTTTGTTTACAAGAGCCTTTGATCCTTCCTATGAAGGCTAAAACTTCCCTCTCTTGATAACCAGATCATCAAGGCAGCCAGCTCCTTGGATCATAGCCCACGTCCAATAACCCTACTCCGAGATTTAACATTTATCTTAGGTTATCAAATATTTTACTTTGAACTTGAATTCTAAACGAGGTATCTCTAAAATGGCAAATAAACATCGATAGGAATTAACTTACCAACTCCCCAGACAGTCTATAAGAATCGGTAGTGAACATCTATCCCAAATCCTTACCACCATAACTACCCCTCGGGATTTGAAGGTGAATATTAAAACGTAGTGGACTAGATTCTCTACTCTGACTAACAAACATAAAAATCATACTTTTCTTTTAAACAAGCAATGTGGGAAACTTCATCATAGCTGCCAAAATATAAACAGCCTAGAGGTGGAAGTAGAGAGGACCCCGCCAAGGAACTACATGATAAATGCTTTCCAATCACTAACAATAATTAAAAGACATAACAACTACGTAGTTACAAAAGAATTTAGAAATGTGGAGATTATTATCATACTGCTCCCAAAGAACGTGATTTAGATGCAGATTTGTGTAAAACAAGCTAATGGAAAAGCAAACTTAAACATGCTCTCAAACGGATAAACAATGACTAACAACCAATTACGAACGATTTACACAAACCTCACGGCAGTCACCAGTgtataaaatatttcaaagagcAGTTCATTTCAAATGTCAAGACGAACATTTGAACAAGTCCATCGTTTCATCAAAAAGTTTACAAACATGACAGTATATGACCAGCTATAAATTTGCACTTTCCAAAACTAGAAATTTCTACAAACAAATCCAATCCAAAGGAAAATTGCAGCAGATACAAAGCGAATAAAACAAGACCAATCTTCTCAATAGCAAAGAAACCACGCTAAAGAAACATGAAAACCATCATCAGAACATACCCTAAGAAAGCTCTGAAGGCAAAAGGGGTTCCGGCAGCGGCGGCGGCAGCGGAGAAAGCCCCATAAGAGTGGAGGCTTTGGGGTGTGTTGGTGGCCGAATTTTTCCGTAATAGATCCAAAACAATAGCTAAACCCGCCATTGTTGAACAGAATTCAGGAATCCAGAGAggaaaacaaaatcaaataagaaACGGATTTGAAGTAGAGCAATCTGTTTATGATTCGACTGTTGGGTGTGTTGAATAAATGGTGTTCCCTTGTCAATGGTTGCTCGTGAGAATAaccaaattaaagaaaataatcgAATTAAAGAAAATAGGGAGTATTTGAATGTTAATAAGTGTTAGAAGTAAGTTTCTCTTCCATTTTACCTTCTCCAAAATGTATTTCTCTCTATTTTAAAAAGTAAGTTTGTACATATTAGTTTGATAAAAGGTAATCTGTTCTATCTAGTCGATTGAAAACTCCAACGTTAGGAGGAGACCACATGAGAAATAATATCCATTCTCTTTAGGGGTCATTCTTGggaaaaaaaaatccaagaCTACTATGCATATTAAGGAATAATGTTGAAGAATAGAAACTGAAATCTAACTTTAATTAAATTGTCTTAATATTGTTGTTAGGAGGAAAACTACATCAAAGCATAAAAACACATCGTATAATAAAGATATGAGCCCAATGAATTCACTTTGTCTTCTTTAAGACAACTTACTCGCCCAGTACCAGAGTTTCAAGAGTAATAACCTCTCATAATAGAACATATCACTTTTCTTCTAAAGGTAACACTACGTTCAGAAGATCAACGAACGAAACTTTTGTAGATGTACTGAACTTCAACATTTTTCAAATGAAGAGAAATACTTTTTGGAGAAGGTAAAATATTATGGAAACAATAATTTTGTACACAAATTGAAGAGATCACTTAATTTAAAAACTTAATTGTCGTTATTTGAATAGTCGTACCTTTTTTTACACAAATATCTCGAACATAAATGCAAAGAGATAAAACTTCAGTAACGTGTGGCCTGACTTGGGATTAGGGGTGACACACAAAGAGATAAAACTTGAGTAACGTGTGGTCCGACTTGGGATTAGGTGAGCATTACCACCTAAAAAATTAATTCGAATGACTAAAATCGACCGAACGGACACCCGATGGtcgattttattaaaaatatggtCGGTGACTGATTTAATTAAAAGGTTTTGAAAAACTGACCAAAATCGATCCCCTTGTTATCCCAAACCGATCGAACCCGACCAAAcctatatgtatgtatgtatgtatgtatgtatgtaaaCCATTGATAAAAGTATATTAGTGTTTATCAATGTATAGAAtgtgaaattttgctatatgttgtaaatattttgtcaaattttctatatttgaaaaagtccttatatatatatatatataaataaatgtaatataaatattatttgatatttattatttaatattatataataaatataatatgaatattgGATAGTTGAaaatatagtaattatattcaaaataattaagtacataacaacatttttaaaaaattgcagatataacaaaatggttaaaatctatcaatgacATATCacgtagcaaatgttggtctatcaccgATAAGCTTTAAGAGTCTATccacgatagaagtctatcattgatagactttgctatatttgcaatttttgaaaatattgctacacacttaattattttaaaaattgttacTCATTATAATTATCttataaatatttgaagtaaAAGAAAGGTTGCCATGCCTAATGGGCCATTAAGATCGGTTTAGTTCTTGAACATCGATTGTCGATTTCCCATATTATAGGCTTTAAACCcattttttttatgaacttttaGTCAACTCCCTCGTTAGGCTTTTACTCGACCTTACAAGTAAATTGTGATGATTGCACTAGAGAGTAGTTGTCTAATTGTATTATGTACTCTTCATTCTATATGTCAAGACTTATCATTATACATAATATTTTGTGCCCTTCCAATAGCTGTTTGACTATCATTATGTATACATATTGCATACACCAACTTAGACTAATGGGGAATATCTTCCAAAAAAATTTGAAGTCATTTTGCTTATTCTCTAGTCATATCCAAAGCTATAGATTCATATTCTATTGTGAATCTTGCTATACATGTTTGTTTGGTAGATTTTCAAGATGCAACCCCACCTTTAAGAGTGAAAATGTAACCACTTGTAGATTTGAAGTCTTTAGTGCTCACTATCTAGTTGGCATCACTATAACCTTCAAATATAATAGGATATCGAGTATAGTGTTAGCTATAATTTGTAGTGTCCATTAAGTATCCTAAAATTATCAATATAGCTTTCTACTGAACTTGACTTGGATTGCTTATATAACGACTTTAACTTGCTAACAACATATGCTACATCAGAACATGTACAACTAATAATGTACATTAAACCACCAATTATGTTAGAGTATTCTAGTTGTGTTATACTATCTCCATTATTTTTACCATCTTCTCTTAGGATTTCCTACATGTACACAAATTGTAG
It contains:
- the LOC103501235 gene encoding uncharacterized protein LOC103501235; its protein translation is MAGLAIVLDLLRKNSATNTPQSLHSYGAFSAAAAAAGTPFAFRAFLGNYRIPVAHCDAGVDVTEDYFSNLQSASRKIFEHESLRYTTKEYNLELKPLFSAFQWRMLGMTTLRSFLMFYLPLLEPHAKLEDEDDEDFLNDNQEEQKVDLVSPFKKSIKQIVRETTVVTTRRILERISVHYASQRIAWKLLKDVPKSAVRKAGRGLPTSVYFFRVTRTTFRGHALGVAASWLVQVGIEIYRYVSAKVKPKEDDGVDETDKVIILRKKIAGATLRCSASLVFASIGAGIGATLFRPSAGQWIGCAVGDLAGPVIVTIFLEKGLNLDL